In one Simkaniaceae bacterium genomic region, the following are encoded:
- the pgtP gene encoding phosphoglycerate transporter protein PgtP gives MFSVFKAANHIGLIQDQEEVRKKYRYWRLRIFFGMYLGYAFFYLTRKSLTFVLPALMIEFQWTKADVGIFGSILYIAYGLSKFLSGIIGDRSNPRFFMAIGLMATGLLNIFFGLSSSLMFFCLFWGLNGLFQGWGWPPCARLLTHWYARSERGGWWGIWNTSHNVGGGLSILMGPLIATLFGWRMAMYVPGVICLLGGVYLAITLRDTPQSLGLPPIEEHKNEAVSGSEEDRERELSTKEILFKYVLANKFLWILAFGYFFIYAIRTAINDWGQLYLMEQKGHSLISAGGAIFWFEIGGLFGSVIAGLISDRLFASRRGPVNVLFSLFVTFALGLLWIIPNSNYLVASVSIFFIGFLIFGPQMLIGMAAAELSHKKAAGTATGFAGWFGYFGAAFSAYPFGVIATKWGWGGFFLVLGACACISVLILLPLWSVRSRDEIISTEGKVA, from the coding sequence ATGTTCAGCGTATTTAAAGCAGCGAATCATATTGGTCTCATTCAGGATCAAGAGGAAGTTAGGAAAAAATATCGCTATTGGCGGCTTCGTATTTTCTTTGGCATGTATCTTGGATATGCTTTTTTCTATCTTACAAGAAAGAGTTTGACCTTTGTATTGCCGGCGTTAATGATTGAGTTTCAATGGACAAAGGCAGATGTGGGTATTTTTGGTTCCATCTTATATATTGCCTACGGGTTAAGTAAATTTTTGAGCGGGATCATTGGTGATCGCTCCAATCCAAGATTTTTTATGGCCATCGGATTGATGGCTACCGGTCTATTAAATATTTTCTTTGGTTTATCTTCTTCTTTAATGTTTTTCTGCCTTTTCTGGGGCCTTAACGGTCTTTTCCAGGGATGGGGGTGGCCTCCTTGCGCTCGTTTGTTGACCCATTGGTATGCCCGCTCTGAAAGAGGCGGATGGTGGGGCATTTGGAATACCTCTCATAATGTAGGAGGCGGGCTCAGTATTTTAATGGGACCCTTGATCGCAACGCTTTTTGGGTGGCGAATGGCGATGTACGTTCCCGGGGTTATCTGCCTATTAGGGGGAGTCTATCTTGCGATTACTCTACGCGATACACCCCAATCCCTTGGGCTTCCTCCGATTGAGGAGCACAAGAATGAGGCGGTATCGGGTTCTGAAGAGGATAGGGAGCGCGAGCTATCTACAAAGGAAATTTTATTTAAGTATGTCCTTGCTAATAAATTTCTATGGATTTTAGCTTTTGGATATTTTTTCATTTATGCTATTAGGACCGCAATTAACGATTGGGGGCAACTCTATCTCATGGAGCAAAAAGGGCACTCCCTGATCAGCGCAGGTGGAGCTATTTTTTGGTTTGAGATCGGTGGGTTATTCGGTAGCGTCATTGCAGGACTGATTTCGGATCGCCTATTTGCTTCCCGCCGTGGTCCGGTTAATGTGCTATTTAGTTTATTTGTTACTTTTGCACTAGGGCTTCTTTGGATCATTCCAAACAGCAACTATCTCGTTGCATCGGTTTCTATCTTTTTTATTGGTTTCTTGATTTTTGGTCCTCAAATGCTGATTGGAATGGCCGCGGCGGAGCTCTCTCATAAAAAAGCTGCGGGGACAGCTACGGGGTTTGCCGGATGGTTTGGTTATTTCGGCGCAGCCTTTAGCGCTTACCCTTTTGGGGTGATTGCTACAAAATGGGGGTGGGGCGGCTTCTTCCTGGTTCTTGGAGCCTGTGCCTGTATTTCGGTGCTGATCTTATTGCCCCTTTGGTCTGTTAGATCACGAGATGAGATCATCTCTACTGAAGGGAAAGTGGCTTAA
- the hisS gene encoding histidine--tRNA ligase, producing the protein MSYQIPKGLFDILPAFQSPNDLWRTSDYWHYVETKLRYLASLYGYSEIRTPIFEKTELFTRSVGDTSDIVFKEMYTFEDKGKRSMTLRPEGTAPVMRALIESRSLHETPYQKLFYFGPFFRYDRPQAGRYRQFHQFGVESIGIPDPEQDAETIAFLYHCFESLGIRNLVLRLNSIGNQASRSEYCKALKSYLEPHKSHLSEDSQARLEANPLRILDSKDLNDIEIIKKAPSILDCLDSDSAAHFSRLQQLLNELRIPFKIEHNLVRGLDYYNKTVFEFTTESLGAQNTIGAGGRYDGLIEKLGGAQLPAIGFAVGIERLLQILIEEPSLLPPLTGPMLLLLPMGDDAKTKVLSLSSVLRKHNVPTEIFFKSKKVQKALQHAEKIKAQFFGVLGEDEIKNQSIKIKHLSTRDETLVPFDQLPNFFERRPNYGQS; encoded by the coding sequence ATGAGTTATCAAATCCCAAAAGGCTTATTTGACATCCTTCCCGCCTTTCAATCACCTAATGACTTATGGCGCACTAGTGATTACTGGCATTATGTTGAAACAAAACTTAGATATCTTGCCTCTTTATACGGTTATAGTGAAATACGCACCCCCATTTTTGAAAAAACAGAACTATTTACACGCAGTGTTGGGGACACTTCCGATATCGTTTTTAAAGAAATGTATACTTTTGAGGATAAGGGCAAGCGCTCAATGACCCTTCGCCCTGAAGGAACGGCGCCTGTTATGAGGGCTCTGATAGAAAGCAGATCTCTTCATGAAACTCCTTATCAAAAACTCTTCTACTTCGGACCATTTTTTCGATATGATCGGCCTCAAGCAGGGCGCTATCGTCAATTTCATCAATTTGGGGTAGAAAGCATCGGGATTCCCGATCCGGAGCAAGATGCAGAAACGATTGCATTCTTATATCATTGTTTTGAATCCCTTGGCATTCGCAATCTCGTATTACGACTCAATTCAATCGGAAATCAAGCATCGCGATCGGAATATTGCAAAGCACTTAAATCTTATTTAGAACCCCACAAATCCCACTTATCTGAAGACTCACAAGCCCGCTTAGAAGCTAATCCTCTACGCATTCTTGATTCTAAAGATTTGAACGACATTGAAATCATCAAAAAGGCCCCTTCAATTCTAGATTGTTTAGATTCAGATAGCGCAGCGCATTTTTCTAGACTCCAACAACTTTTAAATGAACTTCGAATCCCCTTTAAAATTGAACACAACCTCGTTCGAGGACTTGATTATTATAATAAAACGGTTTTTGAATTCACCACTGAATCTCTTGGAGCCCAAAATACGATTGGAGCCGGAGGGCGCTACGACGGACTGATTGAAAAATTAGGCGGCGCTCAGCTGCCGGCGATTGGTTTTGCTGTTGGCATTGAACGACTCCTTCAAATTTTAATCGAAGAACCCTCTCTACTGCCACCTCTTACGGGGCCTATGCTTCTATTACTGCCAATGGGAGATGACGCAAAAACAAAAGTTTTGTCTCTTTCTTCAGTACTTAGAAAGCACAACGTTCCTACTGAGATCTTTTTTAAAAGCAAAAAAGTTCAGAAAGCACTTCAACATGCAGAAAAAATAAAGGCTCAATTTTTTGGAGTTCTTGGCGAAGATGAAATCAAAAATCAATCGATTAAAATCAAACATCTGTCAACAAGAGATGAAACACTTGTGCCGTTTGATCAACTGCCCAATTTTTTTGAACGGAGACCAAATTACGGGCAAAGTTGA
- a CDS encoding FKBP-type peptidyl-prolyl cis-trans isomerase produces MHKNKLFQSIFVFFSFMTMALVQPTFAEENEQSLQNLDLNQVSESFGHLIKKNIESLGLDFDVNLIIKGIQDSIAGKEPPLNENDCVQAISLIQENAFHKQSKINLQLAEDFLAKNRLNNNVIELEDGKLQYEIEQLGYGESVQEDDNPTIRYSGEFADGNIFASSNNDEVISLQDMIPGLARVIIGMKEGEKRVAYLHPELAYGESGYLPPNSLLKFHIEVIKANTPIADADTQAAVDQSLEELASQEGEEALR; encoded by the coding sequence ATGCATAAAAACAAACTTTTTCAGTCTATCTTCGTTTTTTTTAGCTTTATGACGATGGCTTTAGTTCAACCAACTTTTGCTGAAGAAAACGAACAGTCCTTACAAAATCTCGATTTAAACCAAGTTTCAGAATCTTTTGGTCACTTGATTAAAAAAAATATCGAATCCTTAGGTTTAGATTTTGACGTCAATTTAATTATTAAAGGCATTCAAGATTCAATCGCAGGAAAAGAACCTCCTCTTAATGAAAACGATTGCGTTCAAGCTATTTCACTCATCCAAGAAAATGCCTTCCACAAACAATCTAAAATTAACCTTCAATTAGCTGAAGACTTTCTCGCAAAAAATCGGTTAAATAACAATGTTATTGAACTTGAAGATGGGAAGTTACAATATGAAATCGAACAATTAGGATATGGTGAATCTGTTCAAGAAGATGATAATCCCACCATCCGTTACTCAGGTGAATTTGCCGATGGGAATATCTTTGCCTCATCTAATAATGACGAAGTCATTTCTCTCCAGGATATGATTCCGGGACTAGCAAGAGTCATTATTGGAATGAAAGAAGGGGAAAAAAGAGTCGCCTATCTTCATCCTGAATTAGCATATGGTGAGTCAGGCTATCTTCCACCTAACTCACTCCTCAAATTTCATATTGAAGTCATCAAAGCGAATACACCCATTGCTGATGCAGACACACAAGCTGCAGTAGACCAATCTCTGGAAGAACTCGCGAGCCAAGAAGGAGAAGAGGCACTTCGCTAA